One Solanum lycopersicum chromosome 2, SLM_r2.1 genomic region harbors:
- the LOC101267079 gene encoding DEAD-box ATP-dependent RNA helicase 21, which produces MSRSVDELGTTKPDPTKKPVFLTKAQREQLALQRRHDEIAEQKRRAEQLLQQQGNNRPSSTDNDHERDHRDRDSRGDHHRSRDRDRDRDRDRDRERERESRDREVERRKRERERDEEVKERERARLDKLAEREREKELDAIKEQYLGSKKPKKRVIKPSEKFRFSFDWENTEDTSRDMNALYQNPHEARLLFGRGFRAGMDRREQKKLAAKNERELREEIWKKDGVEESAVEAAALKKKEQDADMYDTFDMRVDRHWSDKKLEEMTERDWRIFREDHNISYKGSRIPRPMRNWVESKLTTELLKAVDRAGYKKPSPIQMAAIPLGLQQRDVIGVAETGSGKTAAFVLPMLTYITRLPPLSEENEAEGPYAVVMAPTRELAQQIEDETVKFAHYLGIKVVSIVGGQSIEEQGFRIRQGCEVVIATPGRLLDCLERRYCVLNQCNYVVLDEADRMIDMGFEPQVVGVLDAMPSSNMKPENEDEELDEKRIYRTTYMFSATMPPAVERLARKYLRNPVVVTIGTAGKTTDLITQHVFMVKESEKMYKLQKLLDELGDKTAIVFINTKKQADFVAKNLDKNGYRVTTLHGGKSQEQREISLEGFRTKRYNVLVATDVAGRGIDIPDVAHVINFDMPNNIEAYTHRIGRTGRAGKTGVATTFLTMQDTEVFYDLKQMLTQSNSPVPPELARHEASKFKPGSIPDRPPRRNDTVFVH; this is translated from the coding sequence ATGAGTCGGTCAGTGGACGAGCTCGGAACTACCAAACCGGATCCGACGAAGAAGCCCGTCTTCCTCACCAAAGCACAGCGAGAGCAGCTAGCCCTACAGCGCCGCCACGATGAAATCGCCGAACAGAAACGGCGGGCCGAACAGCTTCTCCAACAACAGGGTAACAACCGCCCTTCCTCCACCGATAACGACCATGAACGAGATCATCGTGACAGAGATAGTAGGGGTGACCACCATCGCTCCAGGGACCGGGACAGGGACAGAGATAGAGACAGAGATAGGGAAAGAGAAAGGGAGTCGAGGGACCGGGAGGTGGAGCGCCGGAAGCGCGAGAGGGAGCGTGACGAAGAGGTGAAGGAACGAGAGCGAGCTCGACTGGACAAATTAGCTGAGCGAGAGCGAGAGAAAGAGCTTGATGCAATCAAAGAGCAGTACCTTGGCTCCAAAAAACCTAAGAAGCGGGTGATTAAACCTAGTGAGAAATTCCGATTTTCGTTTGATTGGGAGAACACCGAGGACACATCTCGCGACATGAACGCTCTATACCAAAACCCTCACGAAGCCCGCTTACTCTTTGGTCGCGGATTCCGTGCTGGAATGGACCGGAGGGAGCAGAAGAAGCTTGCTGCCAAGAATGAGAGAGAGCTGCGGGAGGAGATCTGGAAAAAGGATGGCGTTGAGGAGTCTGCCGTAGAAGCAGCTGCCCTGAAGAAGAAGGAACAGGATGCCGACATGTATGACACTTTTGACATGAGGGTCGATCGCCATTGGTCAGACAAGAAGCTAGAGGAAATGACAGAGAGAGATTGGAGGATATTCAGGGAGGATCACAATATATCATACAAGGGGTCGAGGATACCCCGTCCAATGAGGAATTGGGTCGAGAGCAAGTTAACTACTGAGTTGCTCAAGGCTGTTGATAGGGCTGGCTACAAGAAGCCGTCTCCCATACAAATGGCTGCCATTCCACTTGGACTTCAACAGCGTGATGTGATTGGCGTTGCAGAGACGGGTTCAGGTAAAACTGCTGCTTTTGTTCTCCCTATGTTGACTTATATCACTAGGCTTCCTCCATTGAGTGAGGAGAATGAGGCGGAGGGGCCATATGCCGTTGTTATGGCCCCCACACGAGAACTTGCTCAACAAATTGAGGATGAGACTGTCAAGTTCGCACACTATTTGGGTATCAAAGTTGTTTCTATTGTTGGTGGGCAGTCCATAGAGGAGCAAGGTTTTAGGATTAGGCAAGGTTGTGAAGTTGTGATTGCAACCCCTGGGCGACTTCTTGATTGCTTGGAGAGACGTTATTGTGTTCTGAACCAGTGTAATTATGTTGTTCTTGATGAAGCTGACCGTATGATTGACATGGGTTTTGAGCCTCAAGTTGTTGGTGTACTGGATGCTATGCCTTCAAGTAATATGAAACCGGAGAATGAGGATGAAGAGCTTGATGAGAAAAGAATTTATCGAACCACTTATATGTTCAGTGCTACCATGCCACCTGCTGTGGAGCGGCTGGCTAGAAAATACTTGAGAAATCCTGTTGTTGTGACTATTGGCACTGCTGGAAAGACTACTGACCTCATCACTCAGCACGTGTTTATGGTAAAGGAATCAGAGAAAATGTATAAACTGCAGAAATTGCTGGATGAGCTTGGAGATAAGACAGCTATTGTGTTCATCAACACTAAGAAGCAGGCTGATTTTGTTGCCAAGAATCTGGATAAAAACGGCTACAGGGTAACCACACTGCATGGTGGAAAGTCTCAGGAGCAAAGAGAAATCAGCCTTGAAGGATTTAGGACCAAGAGGTACAATGTGTTAGTTGCTACTGACGTTGCTGGTCGTGGTATTGATATACCTGATGTGGCCCATGTGATAAACTTTGATATGCCAAACAATATTGAAGCATACACCCATCGTATTGGACGTACAGGTCGTGCAGGAAAGACGGGTGTAGCCACAACATTCTTGACCATGCAGGATACTGAAGTCTTTTATGATCTTAAACAAATGCTCACACAAAGCAACAGTCCTGTTCCCCCAGAACTTGCCCGGCACGAGGCTTCGAAGTTCAAGCCAGGAAGTATTCCCGACAGACCACCTAGGAGGAATGATACTGTATTTGTTCATTAA